One window of the Actinomycetota bacterium genome contains the following:
- a CDS encoding sigma-70 family RNA polymerase sigma factor has translation MTGETAGAATKERFEAEALPYLDQLYAAALRMTRNPADAEDLVQQVFMRAYTAFHQFESGTNLKAWLYKILTNTFISGYRKKQRQPRTVSADEYEDFSLYDTMVEHRLTPEAELLDRLPDEEVKAALDSLPEQFRTAVLLADVEGFSYQEIADIMGVAIGTVMSRLHRGRKALQRALWEYARTRGLVEDREPWRTPRRTVDPS, from the coding sequence ATGACAGGAGAGACTGCGGGGGCGGCGACGAAGGAGCGGTTCGAGGCCGAAGCTCTTCCCTACCTTGACCAGCTCTACGCTGCGGCTTTGCGGATGACGAGGAACCCAGCCGACGCCGAGGACCTCGTCCAGCAGGTGTTCATGCGGGCCTACACCGCCTTCCACCAGTTCGAGTCGGGAACCAACTTAAAGGCCTGGCTCTACAAGATCTTGACCAACACATTTATTTCGGGCTACCGCAAGAAGCAGCGTCAGCCCCGGACCGTGTCGGCGGACGAGTACGAGGACTTCTCGCTGTACGACACGATGGTCGAGCATCGCCTAACCCCAGAGGCTGAGCTGCTGGATCGACTGCCCGACGAAGAGGTCAAGGCCGCGTTGGACTCGTTGCCGGAGCAGTTTCGGACGGCCGTCTTGCTGGCCGACGTCGAAGGATTCAGTTACCAGGAAATCGCAGACATCATGGGAGTAGCGATCGGAACCGTCATGTCTCGGCTCCATCGTGGAAGGAAGGCGCTCCAGCGAGCGTTATGGGAATACGCAAGGACTCGCGGGCTGGTAGAGGATAGGGAGCCATGGAGAACCCCGAGACGGACTGTAGATCCGTCCTAG
- the rsrA gene encoding mycothiol system anti-sigma-R factor: MENPETDCRSVLERLYLYLDGEIAPEDGTDIGRHIRDCLPCQDHADFEQHFKELVRRKVCKEDVPAHLLERVRANLESMT, translated from the coding sequence ATGGAGAACCCCGAGACGGACTGTAGATCCGTCCTAGAGCGCCTGTATCTCTACCTGGACGGAGAGATCGCGCCGGAAGACGGCACGGATATTGGGCGGCACATCAGGGACTGTTTGCCGTGTCAGGACCATGCCGACTTCGAGCAGCACTTCAAGGAACTCGTCAGGCGGAAGGTGTGCAAGGAAGACGTGCCGGCGCACCTCCTGGAGCGGGTGCGCGCCAATCTCGAATCGATGACCTGA
- a CDS encoding HD domain-containing protein has translation MEAARTRLRSSDVITAAGALCVVTVSVVFLVPGDWRVFGAFAALVAAGEMFEVTLPNDRQYSMGLAPALGFAFLAGIDVPAAVTVLACGLTISTAMRAVLREPTRLLDSARRVVVLAAAMSVYYSIAGISVLEPFGNHSPAGGAAGTSISKEGLLVILVTLLFMETLLHAFHQVDRERIPFLPVFVSTLRSTSALHLSILSVGALLALSYPSLDYWAFPLFLAPLAATQFAFRQFASIRKTYLQTIRALSKVPELAGYTARGHSGRVADLSVAIARELGITDQALNEIEYAALLHDIGRVSIPDPAAGEPDRRELAVVGAGIVRETGHFPKVADMIERQHDPYRRRGEDADPDLSAGAKIIKVASAFDDITKPGGIGLNPRDALERLYLGMTYEYDPAVIQALAKVLEKRGTSMEW, from the coding sequence ATGGAAGCGGCGCGTACGCGGCTTCGCTCTAGCGACGTCATCACGGCGGCCGGCGCACTATGTGTCGTCACGGTGTCGGTGGTCTTTCTTGTGCCCGGCGACTGGCGGGTATTCGGCGCGTTCGCCGCCCTCGTAGCGGCCGGCGAGATGTTCGAGGTGACCCTTCCGAACGACCGTCAGTACTCGATGGGCCTTGCGCCCGCTCTCGGCTTCGCCTTCCTCGCCGGCATCGACGTTCCCGCGGCGGTAACGGTTCTCGCCTGCGGACTTACGATCTCGACCGCCATGCGCGCAGTGCTCCGCGAGCCCACTCGACTCCTCGACAGCGCGCGCCGAGTCGTCGTACTGGCGGCTGCGATGTCCGTCTACTACTCCATCGCCGGGATATCGGTGCTCGAACCGTTCGGCAACCACTCCCCGGCCGGCGGCGCGGCCGGCACGAGCATCTCTAAGGAGGGATTGCTCGTCATCTTGGTGACCCTGTTGTTCATGGAGACGCTGCTGCACGCGTTCCATCAGGTCGACCGGGAGCGGATCCCATTCCTTCCGGTCTTCGTCAGCACTCTGCGCTCAACATCGGCTCTGCACTTGTCCATCCTGTCGGTGGGTGCCTTGCTCGCACTCTCTTATCCGTCGCTGGACTACTGGGCGTTCCCGCTGTTCCTCGCCCCCCTTGCCGCAACCCAGTTTGCCTTCCGGCAATTCGCCTCGATCCGCAAGACCTACCTGCAGACCATCCGCGCGCTCTCCAAGGTGCCCGAACTCGCGGGCTACACCGCGCGCGGGCACTCCGGCCGCGTCGCGGACCTCTCGGTGGCGATCGCGCGCGAACTGGGGATCACCGACCAAGCGCTGAACGAGATCGAGTACGCAGCGCTACTGCACGACATCGGCCGGGTGAGCATTCCGGATCCGGCGGCCGGCGAGCCCGACCGCAGGGAGTTGGCCGTGGTGGGAGCAGGAATCGTGAGGGAGACCGGCCACTTCCCGAAGGTCGCCGACATGATCGAGCGCCAGCACGATCCGTACCGCCGTCGCGGCGAGGATGCCGACCCGGACCTGTCCGCGGGCGCCAAGATCATCAAGGTGGCGAGCGCGTTCGACGACATCACCAAGCCCGGCGGAATCGGACTCAACCCAAGAGACGCCCTGGAAAGGCTGTACCTGGGGATGACCTACGAATACGACCCGGCAGTCATTCAGGCTCTGGCGAAGGTGCTCGAGAAGCGCGGAACTTCGATGGAGTGGTAA
- a CDS encoding HD-GYP domain-containing protein has translation MTLSTPVGVLWGLALGLGVLAFLAEQFPVEMANGTTYSVSFVVTIAAIVTAGPAEAIVATLLGTLSLRNARGRSPIRHLFNASQLAISAGLAGLVYEWAGGIRITSGVGSSLLSGSVLGGVLVPLLACTAVNFLANTLLVSGAVAISEKRSMIRVWRSQYAGLIGTYVAFALLGLLLGLLYRQVSWASVLFLLMPLLVARHAFQAAITMQGAFDKTVRSLVEAIEAKDPYTRGHAERVSRLAEWTARAYGLSEPRCRAIRYAALMHDVGKLTILGSVLRKTGKLTDAEYDHMKIHPERGVEIISEIDLLEEAIEGVRHHHERIDGRGYPDGLSGDAIPLFARLISVADAFDSMTSTRTYRKAIPIQDALVELRRCMGSQFDGRAVAALEKALAKRHWEPTTEEYITLEEEGDGSGAYAASL, from the coding sequence TTGACGCTGAGCACTCCTGTCGGAGTGCTGTGGGGGCTCGCCCTTGGCCTCGGCGTGCTCGCCTTTCTCGCCGAGCAATTCCCAGTCGAAATGGCCAACGGCACGACGTACTCGGTTAGTTTTGTGGTCACGATCGCGGCGATCGTTACGGCGGGGCCTGCGGAAGCGATCGTCGCGACGCTGCTGGGGACGCTCAGCTTGCGCAACGCGCGCGGGCGGTCCCCGATCCGGCATCTCTTCAACGCCTCGCAACTCGCCATCAGCGCCGGGCTGGCCGGTCTCGTCTACGAGTGGGCGGGCGGGATCCGGATCACCTCGGGGGTCGGCTCCTCCCTGCTCAGCGGTTCGGTTCTGGGCGGCGTTCTCGTCCCCCTGCTGGCCTGCACGGCCGTCAACTTCCTCGCGAATACCCTGTTGGTATCGGGGGCCGTAGCGATCAGCGAGAAGCGGTCGATGATCCGCGTCTGGCGGTCCCAGTACGCAGGCCTAATAGGCACCTACGTTGCGTTTGCCCTGCTCGGACTACTGCTTGGGTTGCTCTACCGGCAAGTGTCTTGGGCTTCTGTGCTGTTCCTTCTTATGCCGCTGCTGGTCGCGCGCCACGCTTTTCAAGCCGCGATCACGATGCAGGGGGCCTTCGACAAGACGGTTCGCAGCCTGGTCGAGGCGATCGAGGCCAAGGACCCCTACACCCGAGGACACGCGGAGCGGGTTTCGCGATTGGCCGAGTGGACGGCGCGCGCCTACGGGCTCTCGGAGCCCCGATGCCGGGCCATCCGTTACGCGGCCCTCATGCACGATGTCGGAAAGCTGACGATCCTGGGTTCGGTCCTTAGAAAGACAGGCAAGTTGACCGACGCTGAATACGACCACATGAAGATCCACCCCGAACGAGGAGTCGAGATCATCTCCGAGATCGACCTCTTGGAAGAGGCCATCGAGGGTGTGCGCCACCACCATGAGCGAATCGATGGTCGCGGGTATCCCGACGGACTCTCGGGCGATGCCATCCCCCTGTTCGCCCGCCTGATCTCGGTGGCCGACGCATTTGACTCCATGACCTCAACTCGGACGTACCGGAAGGCGATACCTATTCAGGACGCTTTGGTGGAACTCCGGCGCTGCATGGGCAGCCAGTTCGATGGGCGCGCGGTCGCTGCCCTCGAGAAGGCGCTGGCAAAGCGGCACTGGGAACCCACAACAGAGGAATACATCACGCTGGAGGAGGAAGGCGATGGAAGCGGCGCGTACGCGGCTTCGCTCTAG
- a CDS encoding helix-turn-helix domain-containing protein translates to MMARREKYLRTSEVAGRLHVSPKTIARWAKEGRLPYLATLGGHRRFPASTIEQLVADLSSLESVLEPLAPNPLLPLP, encoded by the coding sequence ATGATGGCACGCAGAGAGAAATACCTTCGCACCTCGGAGGTCGCCGGTCGCCTCCACGTTTCGCCCAAGACGATTGCCCGTTGGGCCAAGGAAGGCCGGTTGCCGTATCTCGCCACGTTGGGCGGGCATCGGAGATTCCCCGCGTCGACAATCGAACAACTGGTTGCTGACCTATCATCCCTGGAGTCGGTTCTTGAACCTCTCGCCCCGAACCCCCTCCTCCCGCTACCGTGA
- a CDS encoding BREX system ATP-binding domain-containing protein: MRELIGRDRELHQLEPVLEQVAAGAKRGLVLSGPAGIGKTALLRWVHQRAVETGFLTAFVRVPAAAGLPPRFPIGDLLSGLVEACHARHLSPPDPLIRVVGTLRGTTSANEYPADLPQVARALEATAALAPIGIFIDDYQWIPPDSANLLLLPAIRGADGGYLLATSVRSHMSSAPIPYEPSADLWVNRLDVSGLDALSTQALAEHLLDGPVLPSLASLLYAQTSGNPLFMMETLRALREQDVVTQVGGYWRVREGHGPGARQCALQEAIEHRMGQLRQPSNTVAQALAVLGRDVRFDELAGITKLDVDLLVATLEDLMKQGLVNGDLLPHPRFQLAHPMYDAVLRRVMGPLSRSAMHERAYAILSQQSAAHTSAAELAHHALNALRPPATLTNHLRDAALEAFQAGSYREAADWYGHLVSEIPSGDGERCSVLTSQAEATARFDPQRAAALYALAIDVAPTNATRARILIGRSHSHRMCGSFADALADLKQAAPLADHSDALNVRHAIAVLHGIAGHVGKAETELRALVKDAHGTPTRARAIGHLGLVAFTKGQVSRARRLWEEALTETNSEEHRRWITSNLVWLKIVAGEWNSAREMITRALDAAISGGDVWDAATLCCSSARLYAWAGDLPHALDEASRALDLAAQSRNPACKIAALDALGLALLEAGRPAESRKHLQQIPTLANGALEPRELSLTFVVLSEACLHLDDVEAAVRYQAAACKHLPNAQTLEIAVRRVSAQIELATGRWEEALLTSEPWLQSRVTFPYETARIREIAARALFQSGRRTEGLAQAAAARNAFSLIGAKKRSADLERFIERTRPATRGRPRSAHPSGITDRELEILVMVADGMLDSEIASTLFLSRATVKKHVDNIRRKLGVSRRAQIPTAANRAGISHSTSG, from the coding sequence ATGAGAGAACTGATAGGCAGAGATAGAGAACTGCATCAGCTCGAGCCGGTCCTCGAGCAAGTCGCCGCCGGGGCAAAACGCGGCCTCGTCCTGTCCGGCCCCGCCGGCATCGGAAAGACCGCCCTGCTTCGCTGGGTCCACCAGCGAGCCGTTGAGACCGGGTTCCTGACCGCCTTCGTTCGAGTTCCCGCGGCGGCAGGCCTACCTCCGCGCTTCCCGATTGGAGACCTGCTTTCCGGGCTCGTCGAAGCCTGCCACGCCCGGCATCTCTCCCCGCCGGACCCCCTGATCCGCGTCGTAGGCACCCTCCGAGGAACAACGTCCGCCAACGAGTATCCGGCAGACCTACCCCAAGTGGCGCGCGCGCTCGAAGCCACCGCAGCCCTCGCCCCCATCGGCATCTTCATCGACGACTACCAGTGGATCCCACCCGACAGCGCCAACCTCCTGCTCCTTCCCGCGATTCGCGGTGCCGACGGTGGATATCTCCTGGCAACGAGCGTGCGCTCCCATATGTCTAGCGCACCCATTCCGTACGAGCCATCAGCCGACCTCTGGGTCAATCGCCTCGACGTCTCGGGTCTCGATGCTCTTTCGACGCAAGCACTGGCGGAGCACCTGCTCGACGGTCCCGTGCTTCCCTCTCTCGCATCCCTCTTGTACGCCCAGACATCCGGGAATCCCTTGTTCATGATGGAAACCCTCCGCGCCCTACGCGAACAGGACGTCGTCACACAGGTCGGCGGTTACTGGCGCGTACGAGAAGGGCACGGCCCAGGAGCACGGCAATGCGCCCTTCAGGAGGCGATCGAACATCGGATGGGGCAGCTTCGCCAGCCCTCAAACACGGTCGCCCAGGCCCTCGCAGTCCTTGGTCGCGATGTTCGATTCGACGAACTCGCAGGAATCACCAAGTTGGATGTCGATCTTCTTGTTGCCACCCTGGAAGACCTGATGAAACAGGGGTTGGTCAACGGAGACCTCCTGCCACATCCGCGCTTTCAGTTGGCCCACCCGATGTACGATGCAGTCCTTCGCCGGGTGATGGGTCCCTTGTCGCGCTCCGCGATGCACGAGCGAGCCTACGCAATCCTGTCACAGCAGAGCGCCGCCCACACCAGCGCGGCAGAACTCGCCCATCACGCTCTCAACGCGCTCCGCCCGCCCGCAACCCTCACCAATCACCTCCGGGACGCTGCGCTCGAAGCATTCCAGGCGGGAAGCTACCGCGAGGCAGCAGATTGGTACGGACACCTCGTGTCTGAGATCCCGAGCGGCGACGGAGAAAGATGCTCCGTCTTGACGTCGCAAGCAGAGGCAACCGCGCGATTCGATCCTCAACGCGCGGCCGCGCTCTACGCGCTCGCAATTGATGTCGCACCGACCAACGCCACGCGTGCCAGGATCCTCATCGGTCGGAGCCATTCCCATCGGATGTGCGGCTCGTTTGCCGACGCCCTGGCAGATCTCAAGCAGGCTGCTCCGCTCGCCGACCATTCCGATGCCCTCAACGTGCGTCACGCGATCGCCGTTCTGCACGGCATCGCCGGACACGTCGGCAAGGCAGAGACAGAACTCCGCGCTCTGGTGAAAGATGCGCACGGGACACCGACGCGCGCGCGCGCGATCGGCCACCTGGGCTTGGTGGCCTTCACCAAGGGCCAAGTCTCGCGGGCCCGGCGGCTGTGGGAAGAAGCGCTGACGGAGACGAATTCGGAAGAACACCGCCGGTGGATTACATCCAATCTTGTCTGGCTCAAGATCGTGGCTGGCGAATGGAACTCGGCGAGAGAGATGATCACGCGCGCACTTGACGCAGCGATATCTGGCGGCGACGTTTGGGATGCGGCGACGCTGTGCTGCAGCTCGGCGCGACTCTACGCGTGGGCGGGGGATCTGCCCCACGCGCTCGACGAAGCAAGCCGCGCACTTGACCTCGCCGCACAGTCCAGGAACCCAGCCTGCAAGATTGCCGCCCTAGACGCCCTTGGCCTCGCGCTCCTTGAGGCTGGCAGGCCGGCAGAAAGCAGGAAACACCTGCAACAGATTCCAACTCTGGCGAACGGGGCCCTCGAACCGCGGGAACTTAGCCTCACATTCGTTGTGCTATCCGAGGCGTGCCTCCATCTCGACGACGTCGAGGCAGCCGTTCGATACCAAGCTGCGGCATGCAAGCACTTGCCCAACGCTCAGACCCTTGAGATCGCTGTGCGCCGGGTCTCCGCACAGATCGAGCTGGCCACGGGCCGATGGGAAGAAGCCCTCCTCACAAGTGAGCCGTGGCTTCAAAGTCGGGTGACGTTCCCCTACGAGACCGCCCGTATCCGGGAGATCGCCGCACGCGCGCTGTTTCAGAGCGGACGGCGAACCGAAGGCCTTGCACAGGCCGCCGCAGCCCGGAACGCCTTCAGCCTCATAGGCGCGAAGAAGAGATCCGCCGACCTAGAACGGTTCATCGAGCGGACGCGACCCGCGACCAGAGGAAGACCGAGATCAGCGCACCCCTCTGGGATAACCGATCGCGAACTTGAGATCCTCGTCATGGTCGCCGACGGAATGCTGGATAGCGAGATCGCCTCCACGCTCTTCTTGAGCCGGGCGACCGTGAAGAAACACGTGGACAACATCAGGCGCAAGCTCGGGGTCTCACGGCGGGCCCAGATCCCTACCGCGGCGAATCGTGCCGGGATCTCGCACTCAACATCAGGGTAA
- a CDS encoding DsrE/DsrF/DrsH-like family protein, whose translation MTTTQTTPIVPTFDDEKTDRTLALICSKGNLDMAYPGLVLANAALGEGVETHLFFTFWGFDMITKSRMWNLKFTPTGNAAMHLPIGDARIPQALAPMPGMQAMATHMLKKQLSDLGIPEVPDFLDQIVASGGHLWACRMSADMNKLTEADLRDDIEGIINASQFIEMTRGAQILFI comes from the coding sequence ATGACGACTACACAGACAACGCCGATCGTTCCGACGTTCGACGACGAGAAGACGGATCGCACACTCGCCCTGATCTGCTCCAAGGGGAACTTGGACATGGCCTACCCCGGCTTGGTGCTGGCCAACGCCGCGCTCGGAGAGGGGGTCGAGACGCACCTGTTCTTCACCTTCTGGGGCTTCGACATGATTACGAAGTCGCGGATGTGGAACCTCAAGTTCACCCCCACAGGCAATGCCGCCATGCATCTTCCGATCGGCGACGCGCGCATTCCTCAGGCACTGGCTCCGATGCCGGGGATGCAGGCAATGGCGACACACATGCTGAAGAAGCAGCTCTCGGATCTTGGGATTCCGGAGGTGCCGGACTTCCTCGATCAGATCGTTGCGTCGGGTGGACACCTGTGGGCGTGCCGGATGTCGGCCGACATGAACAAGCTCACAGAAGCCGATCTACGCGATGACATCGAGGGAATCATCAACGCGTCGCAGTTCATCGAGATGACCCGCGGCGCGCAGATCCTCTTCATCTGA
- a CDS encoding TusE/DsrC/DsvC family sulfur relay protein: MPVTTIGGHEVHVNEEGFLTDYDEWNEELGAALAVQIGIEMTDAHWKVIRFLREDYKQQGETATSRRVQSLGGVPIKEQFLLFPKKPAKKMAYIAGLPKPQGCV, encoded by the coding sequence ATGCCTGTGACCACAATCGGCGGCCACGAGGTTCACGTCAATGAGGAAGGATTCCTCACCGACTACGACGAGTGGAACGAGGAACTGGGCGCGGCGCTTGCCGTGCAGATCGGCATCGAGATGACCGACGCGCACTGGAAGGTCATCCGGTTCCTCCGCGAGGACTACAAGCAGCAGGGCGAAACCGCAACCAGTCGCCGTGTGCAATCCCTCGGCGGCGTGCCGATCAAAGAACAGTTCCTGCTGTTCCCCAAGAAGCCTGCGAAGAAGATGGCGTACATCGCCGGATTACCCAAACCGCAAGGCTGCGTGTGA
- a CDS encoding FAD/NAD(P)-binding oxidoreductase: MKRLLVLGAGTAGTMAVNKLRPRLRPEEWAITIVEQSDTHYYQPGYLFVPFGIYRHDEIVKPTRRFIPDGVDLIRGEIDRVAADDNKVLLTDGTSLPYDYLVIATGTSPRPDQTPGMMGSEWRGSIHEFYTYEGATALRKKLETWNGGRLAVHIVEMPIKCPVAPLEFTFLADAFFTARAMRDRVDITYVTPLEGPFTKPVASRHLSGMLTERKIQFEGDFVVERIDPDAKTLVSFDEREIPFDLLVTTPLNMGADYIARSGLGNEGNYVPVDKHTLLSKAYENIFAVGDASDIPASKAGSVAHFSMELFPENFVRHAQGLEMTKKFDGHANCFIECGKGKAMLIDFNYDIEPLPGKYPLPGLGPFSLLKETQMNHRGKMMFRWLYWNVLLPGRPMPLPALMSMAGKHLESTN; the protein is encoded by the coding sequence ATGAAACGACTACTGGTGCTCGGCGCCGGCACGGCCGGGACGATGGCAGTGAACAAGCTCCGTCCGCGCCTTCGCCCGGAGGAGTGGGCGATCACAATCGTCGAGCAGAGCGACACGCACTACTACCAACCGGGCTACTTGTTCGTTCCGTTCGGCATCTACCGCCACGACGAGATCGTCAAGCCAACGCGCCGGTTCATTCCGGATGGGGTCGATCTGATCCGCGGCGAGATCGACCGCGTGGCCGCGGACGATAACAAGGTGCTTCTCACGGACGGCACATCTCTGCCATACGACTACCTTGTGATCGCTACCGGAACATCGCCGCGACCCGATCAGACCCCTGGGATGATGGGGAGCGAGTGGCGTGGGAGCATTCACGAGTTCTACACGTACGAGGGTGCGACGGCGCTACGCAAGAAGCTCGAGACGTGGAACGGTGGCCGACTGGCCGTGCACATCGTCGAAATGCCGATCAAGTGCCCAGTGGCTCCACTGGAGTTCACGTTTCTTGCCGATGCATTCTTCACCGCACGCGCCATGCGAGACCGCGTCGACATCACGTATGTGACGCCGCTGGAGGGCCCGTTCACCAAGCCGGTGGCTTCCCGGCACCTCAGCGGGATGCTCACGGAGCGCAAGATCCAGTTCGAGGGTGACTTCGTCGTCGAGCGGATCGATCCGGACGCCAAGACGCTGGTTTCGTTCGATGAGCGGGAGATTCCTTTCGACCTGCTGGTGACCACCCCACTAAACATGGGCGCGGACTACATAGCTCGTTCCGGGCTGGGCAACGAGGGTAACTACGTGCCGGTCGACAAACACACGCTGCTGTCCAAGGCGTACGAGAACATCTTCGCAGTCGGCGACGCATCAGACATACCCGCGTCGAAAGCGGGATCGGTCGCGCACTTCTCGATGGAGTTGTTTCCTGAGAACTTCGTGCGTCACGCGCAAGGCTTGGAGATGACCAAGAAGTTCGACGGGCATGCCAATTGCTTCATTGAATGTGGCAAAGGCAAAGCCATGCTCATCGACTTCAACTACGACATCGAGCCGTTGCCCGGCAAGTACCCGCTGCCGGGCTTGGGACCGTTCAGTCTGCTCAAAGAAACCCAGATGAACCACCGGGGGAAGATGATGTTCCGCTGGCTGTACTGGAACGTTCTGCTCCCCGGCCGCCCGATGCCGTTGCCCGCGCTGATGTCGATGGCGGGCAAGCACCTCGAAAGCACCAATTGA
- a CDS encoding helix-turn-helix domain-containing protein, with the protein MQERQELAKGLLTAEELSRLLDVDTSTIYRMAGSGRLPAVKVGRQWRFPAGRVDELVRLGVAARAHNPAVESTVALLPNVAQPVIDMAAELLGVMMVVTDMAGHPITQVANPCPWFTDRAGDPDVAAACIAEWRALADHLDFEARLQAGRLGFECARALVRRGSQLIGMVLIGGIAPEGTNDPALYQLDGVGREKALTALPKVAAALSRLATQTHPYDTSDARSGG; encoded by the coding sequence ATGCAGGAGAGGCAGGAACTTGCGAAGGGTTTGCTCACCGCTGAGGAGTTGAGCCGGTTGCTCGACGTCGACACCTCGACGATCTACCGCATGGCCGGCTCAGGGCGGCTGCCGGCCGTGAAGGTCGGCCGGCAGTGGCGTTTCCCTGCCGGTCGCGTGGATGAGCTGGTCCGGTTAGGAGTGGCAGCCCGCGCGCACAACCCAGCGGTTGAGAGCACCGTCGCGCTCCTTCCGAACGTGGCGCAGCCGGTGATCGACATGGCGGCGGAACTGCTCGGCGTCATGATGGTGGTGACCGACATGGCCGGTCACCCGATCACGCAGGTCGCCAACCCATGCCCGTGGTTCACCGATCGGGCCGGTGATCCGGACGTTGCGGCAGCGTGCATTGCCGAGTGGCGCGCGCTTGCGGACCACCTCGACTTCGAGGCTCGTCTCCAGGCGGGTCGGCTGGGGTTTGAGTGCGCGCGCGCCTTGGTTCGTCGCGGGTCTCAGCTCATCGGGATGGTTCTGATCGGGGGCATCGCGCCCGAAGGAACGAATGATCCCGCGCTGTACCAGCTCGATGGTGTCGGCAGGGAGAAAGCTCTCACCGCATTGCCGAAGGTGGCCGCGGCGCTGTCGCGGCTCGCCACACAGACCCATCCTTATGACACAAGCGACGCAAGGAGCGGAGGATGA
- a CDS encoding DUF5317 domain-containing protein, with product MLAFITVLVLGFGTGFARRGTISNLANARMPLVWLVFVGVGLQTAAQFIPGSANMLAYGLVIVSYAALFAFAGANWRRSGVGFIALGAALNYIVILANQGMPISAEAAARAGWKGPAAQQLVIRGKHFIDIAGGTRLGFLGDIIPLGGAPAVASVGDLVIWAGMVLLIQDLMHGPRGRRTIGAHRAVGSSATSAPGVIIDVRDAAPVGEARSIATDPGESVRIIRESQPPRARVD from the coding sequence ATGCTCGCTTTCATAACCGTGTTGGTCCTCGGATTCGGAACCGGTTTCGCACGCCGTGGCACGATAAGCAACCTCGCAAACGCGCGCATGCCGCTGGTCTGGCTGGTTTTCGTTGGGGTCGGCCTGCAAACGGCAGCTCAATTCATTCCGGGATCCGCGAACATGCTCGCCTACGGCCTCGTGATCGTCTCATACGCGGCGCTATTCGCCTTCGCCGGCGCGAACTGGCGCCGCTCGGGCGTCGGGTTCATCGCCCTCGGTGCGGCTCTGAACTACATCGTGATCCTGGCGAACCAGGGAATGCCGATCAGTGCCGAGGCCGCCGCGCGCGCAGGATGGAAGGGCCCGGCTGCGCAGCAACTCGTCATCCGCGGGAAGCACTTCATCGACATCGCCGGCGGAACACGCCTGGGGTTCCTGGGGGACATCATCCCGTTAGGCGGCGCGCCGGCGGTCGCAAGCGTCGGAGACCTCGTGATCTGGGCCGGGATGGTCCTTCTAATTCAGGATCTGATGCACGGCCCACGGGGACGCAGGACCATAGGTGCGCATAGAGCCGTCGGATCGAGCGCAACCTCCGCTCCAGGCGTCATCATCGACGTCCGAGACGCAGCGCCCGTCGGCGAGGCAAGGTCAATCGCTACCGACCCGGGGGAGTCCGTTCGAATCATCCGCGAGTCGCAGCCACCACGGGCGCGCGTGGACTAG